In Bradyrhizobium sp. WBOS07, the genomic window GGCGCGGCAATGCGTTCGACGCCGTGATCCAGGCGCTGAAGCACGCAGGCGTCCCGGTCGCCGGCGCCGACCGGCTCAAGCTCACCGAACATATTGGCATCATCGACCTGATGAACTTGGCCGATGCGCTGCTGCTGCCGCAGGATGATCTCGCGCTGGCGGTGGCCCTGAAGAGCCCGCTGTTCGGGCTCGACGACGACGACCTGTTCCAGCTGGCCCATGGCCGCAAGGGATCGCTGCGCCGCGCGCTCGGCGAGCATGCTGCGGGGAGCGAGAAGTTCGCGACCGTGTTGCGCCGACTCGAAGCCTGCGAGATGCGCGCGCGCGAGGAGACGCCGTTCGCGTTCTATGCCTGGCTGCTCGGAGGCGACGGCGGGCGGGCCCGCATCCTGCGCCGGCTCGGTCACGAGGCCAACGACGCGCTCGACGAATTCCTGGAGCTGGCGCTGAACTACGAGCGCAAGGCGCCGGCCTCACTGCAAGGCCTCATGGCTTGGCTGCGCTCGGCTGACACCGAGGTGAAGCGCGACATGGAGATCTCGCGCGACGAGGTGCGGGTGATGACGGTACACGGCGCCAAGGGCCTCGAAGCCTCCGTCGTGTTCATGGTGGACACCACGTCGTCGCCCGCGGACTCCCAGCGTCTGCGCCTGATTCAGGTGCCGCGCGGCAATGGCGGCGAGGTGGTGGTCTGGGCCGGACGCAAGGCTGATGATCCCAAGCCGGTTGCAGAAGCGCGCAAGGCGATGATCGAGGAGACCGAGGACGAATATCGCCGCCTGCTCTACGTCGCGATGACGCGCGCGGCCGACCGCCTGATCGTCGGCGGCTGCATGCCCGGCAACATGAAGACGGTCCGCAAGCTGAGCTGGTATGACCTGGTCGACACCGGGCTCGCGGGCGCTGGCCTGGACAAGCAGGTGATCGAGACGCCGCTCGGCAAGGTCACCCGTTTCGCCCGCCCGGAGGATGTCGCGACCTTGGGCATGCCGGCGGCGTCCGTGCAGCAGACGATCGCGCTGCCGGACTGGCTGCGGACGCCGGCACCGCGCGAGACCGTCGACGATGACCTGGTCCGTCCGTCCGGTCAGCCGGCTGAGGAGGGCCGCAGCGTACGCTCCGGCGAATCGGTGCAGTCCCGCGCGCTGGCGCTGCAACGCGGCACGCTGGTCCACCGTCTCCTGCAATCGCTGCCTGATATCGCCACCGACCGCCGGCGCGAGGCGGCGCTCGGCTTCATGGCGCGCAATGCCTCGGACTGGACCGAGGCCGACCGCGCCGCGCTGGCCGACAAGGTGCTCGCTTTGATCACCGAACCGCGCTTTGCGCCGGTGTTCGCCGCCGGGAGCCGGGCGGAGGTCGCTATCGCCGGCAGGCTGGAGCGGCCGGGCCGCCCGCCGGCCCTGGTGTCCGGGCAGATCGACCGGCTGGTCGTTCGCCCGGAGGAGGTCTTGATCGTCGATTTCAAAACCAACCAGGCCGCGCCTGGGAGCGCCAGCGAGGCGCCCACGGCCTATGTCCGGCAGCTGGCGCTGTACCGGGCGGTGCTCTCGCGGCTTTATCCCCAGACCCCGATCCGGGCCGTCCTGCTTTGGACCGAGGCCCTTGAATATATGGAGATTTCAGCCCCCGCGCTGGACGCGGCACTGGCATCCCTTCATCTCAGCGTGAGCGTCCTTGACCCGGCAAGGGGCCGTTCATAGGTTGACGCCATGATCCCCGGCGCGATTCCAGGTCGCGCCGATTCTCTTTCAACCGAACGAGGTATTCCCATGGCCGTTGGCAAGGTTTCCGACACTGATTTCGAAGCCGAAGTGCTCAAGGCGAACGGCCCTGTCGTCGTCGATTTCTGGGCCGAATGGTGCGGCCCGTGCCGCATGATCGCGCCCGCCCTCGATGAGATCGCCGGCGCGATGGGCGACAAGGTCAAGATCGTGAAGCTCAACGTCGACGAGAGCCCGAAGACCGCCTCGAAGTACGGCGTGATGTCGATCCCCACCCTGATGATCTTCAAGGGCGGCGAGATGGCCTCCCGCCAGGTCGGCGCGGCGCCGAAGGCGAAGCTGCAGCAGTGGATCACCTCGGCGGTCTGATCCACCTGCGATTAAGAATTTTTTCGACAACGGCCGGCGAAATGCCGGCCGTTCTGCGTTGATGGGACGTGTTCAGCGTATGACGAGTCCCGCCCTTGCCTGCTGCTCCCGCAAAGCGCGCCCGACGATCGACCTCTCTTGTCGCGATGGAGGCGCGGTCGGTCGACGAAATCCCGCGCGGCAAGGAGTGGCAGTACGAGCCGAAATGGGATGGCTTTCGCTGCCTGCTCTCACGCAACGGCGGTGATGTCGATCTGCGCTCGAAATCCGGCGAGGACCTCGCGCGCTATTTTCCGGAAGTCGTTTCCGCTGCGCTGGAGCTGAAGGCGGATCGTTTCACGCTCGACGGTGAGCTCGTCGTGCCGCATGGCAAGGGCTTTTCCTTCGACGCGCTGCTGCAACGGATCCATCCCGCCGCAAGCCGCGTGAAAAAGCTCTCGCAGGAAACGCCGGCCCTGTACCTCGCGTTCGATCTGCTTGCGACGGCTCGGGAGAAAGGCTTGGCGGAGAAGATGCTGAACGAGCGCCGGCCGGCGCTGGATGCCTTTGCGAAAGCCAATCTCAAGGGCAGCCCCTTTCGCCTTTCGCCGGCGACGACAAGTTACGCCACGGCCAAGAAATGGCTGGCGAAATCCGGCGGCGGCTCGGACGGCGTCATCGCCAAGCGCATCGACTTGCCCTACCAGGCCGGAAATCGCGACGGCATGCAGAAGATCAAGAAATTCCGCAGCGCCGATTGCGTGGTCGGCGGCTTCCGCTATGCCACCAACAAGATCGCCGGCCGTAAAGTGGTGGGATCGCTGCTGCTCGGGCTCTACGACGATGCCGGCTTGCTGCACCATGTCGGCTTCACCTCCGCGATCAAGGCGCAAGAGAAGCCCGCGCTGACCGACCGGCTGGAGGCGCTGATCGGCGAGCCTGGCTTCACCGGCAATGCACCGGGCGGGCCGAGCCGCTGGTCGACCGAGCGCTCGGCGAAATGGTGTCCGCTGAAGCCGAAGCTGGTGATCGAAATCTGCTACGACCATTTCAGCGGCGAGCGCTTCCGCCACGGCACCTCGATCCTGCGCTGGCGTCCCGACAAGGCGCCTCGACAATGCACGTTCGAGCAGCTGAAGCAGAAGGCGGCGGATCCGATGAAGCTGCTGAAGTAGCCCGGATGGAGCGCAGCGCAATCCGGGAATCGTGCCACGAGGAGCAGGCCCCGGATTACGCTGCGCTCCATCCGGGCTACGAGACGACAGCTACCCGATCCATCCCGTTGCCAGCGCGTTCGCCAGCTCAGGCTGGCCATTGCGGCGCGCCAGCGCCGCCATCGTCTCGTGATCATACGCGACGTGGCGGAACGTCACCTGCCAGACACCATCCACCAGCTCGAGGATGGCATAACGCGCATGCGGCGTGCCGGCTTCGACGACATGCGGATACGGATGCTTGTCGCGAAAGCCGGGACTGCCGACGCTGCCGGGATTGACGATCAGCCGGCCGTCGCGCAGGTGCACGGCGCGGGCGATATGGGTGTGGGCGCAAAGGATCAGCGATTGCGTGAGTCCCGACGCAAATTGCTCGATCCGGTCCAGCGGCGACAGCGCGACTGCGCCATCGGGATGCACAATGTCGAGCCAGTACACCTCGTCATTGCCGGGGGTCGCGTGACAGAGAAACACCTGGTCGCGGAACACCCGCGTCATGGGCTGCGCGCGCAGCCAGTCCAGCTGCGCGGCGTCGAGCGCCGCATGGGCGGGACGATCCCACGAGCCCATCTTCTCCGGTGGACGATCGAGCAGATAGCGGTCGTGGTTGCCGAGCACATGCATGGCATCGAGATTCATCAGGATCTCGATGGTGCGGCGCGCATCGAGTGGGCCGCTCAGCATGTCGCCGAGATTGACGATGGCGGTGATGTCAAGCGCGCGAATGTCGGCGAGCACCGCCTCCAGCGCGAGGTAGTTTCCGTGAACGTCGGCGATGGCGGCAAAGCGCATTTTTGTTATCCCCTGCTTTGTGCTCCGGACGCAGCGCAGCGCGTCTTCCGCGGTGCGCTGCTGAGCCGGGGCCCATGTTGCGGCATTCTGGGTCCCGGCTCGCGCTTCGCGCGTCCGGGACACGACAGCTATGCAGGCGGCGTGCCGTTGATGGCGAGCACATGGCCGGCCAGATATAGCGAGCCGGTGATCAGGATACGCGGCGGCACCTCGTAGGCGAGTTTCGCCAATGCACGCAACGCGGCTTCGATTCCGGGCGCGATCTCGACGCGCATGCCGAGGCTGCGCGCGGCATCCGCGAGGCGGTCCACCGGCATCGCGTTCTCGGTGTCGGGGATCGGCACCGCGATGATGTGACGGGTCAGGCCGGCGAAATTGGCCAAAAATCCTTGCGCATCCTTGTTGGCCATCATGCCGGCGATCACGACCAGCGGCCGCGACACCCGCTCTTCGAGGTCGCCGAGCGCGGCGGCTGCGACGCGGCCGCCTTCGGCATTGTGCCCGCCGTCGAGCCAAATCTCGGAGCCCTGCGGACCCCAGGACAGCAACTCGCCTGAGGTGATGCGCTGCATCCGCGCCGGCCAGTCGGCGCCGACAATACCGGCCTCGAAGGCGGCGTGGCTCACCTTAAGCTCAGGGATCGCGCGCAGCGTCGCGATGGCGAGGCCGGCATTGGCGAATTGGTGGCGGCCGAACAGACGCGGCGCCGGGAGATCCATCAGGCCGCGGTCGTCGGAATAGACCAGACGGCCGCGCTCGACATTGACGTGCCAGCTCTCGCTGGCGGCAAACAGCGGCGCACGCATGCGCTTGGCTTGCGCCTCGATCACGGCCATCGCGTCCGGCGCCTGCTCCGCAGAGATCACCGGCACGCCGCGCTTGATGATCGCGGCCTTCTCGCCGGCGATCGAGGTCAACGTATCGCCGAGAAAGTCCATGTGATCCATGCTGACGGGCGTAATCACGCAGGCCGCCGGAACGTCGATGACGTTGGTCGAGTCGAGCCGGCCGCCAAGGCCGACTTCGAGCAGCACCACGTCGGCCGGATTCTGCGCGAACAAATGAAAGGCGGCTGCCGTCTTGAGCTCGAACAAGGTCGCGGCTTCGCCGGCATTGACGCGCTCGACCTCTTCCAGCGCCGCGCGCAACTCGTCGTCGCCGACCAGAACGCCGCCACCGAGGCGGCCGAGCCGAAAACACTCGTTGATGCGGACGAGATAAGGCGAGGTATAGGCGTGGACGCGCAAGCTAGCTGCCTCCAGCGTCGCGCGCAGATAGGCCAGCGTCGAGCCCTTGCCATTGGTGCCGGCGATGTGGATCACCGGCGCAAGCTTGCGTTCGGGATGCCCGAGCCGTTCGAGCAGCCGGTGCATCCGCTCAAGGCCCAGATCGATGCGTTTCTGATGCAGGACCGACAGCCGCCCGATCAACGCGCCGAGCGGCGTCTTCGTGCTGTCCGGAGACGCGTTCACGCGTGGGGCGCAGCCGGCGCCGTCTCAGCGGCCGATACGATCTGTGCCGGGCCGGTAGCGGCCTGCGCTGGCTTCGATGCGCCATCCTGCGCCGGCGCCTTGGTCAGCAGGCGGCAGAGCCGCGCCAGGGTCGGGCGCAGCTCATGCCGATGCACGACCATGTCGACCATGCCGTGCTCCTTGAGGTACTCGGCGCGCTGGAAACCCTCGGGAAGCTTTTCACGAATGGTCTGCTCGATCACGCGCGCGCCGGCAAAGCCGATCAGCGCGCCGGGCTCGGCGATCTGCACGTCGCCCAGCATCGCATAGGACGCGGTGACGCCGCCGGTGGTCGGATTGGTCAGCACGACGATGTAGGGCAGCTTGGCCTCACGCAGCATCTGCACCGCGACCGTGGTGCGCGGCATCTGCATCAGCGACAGGATGCCCTCCTGCATGCGCGCACCGCCGGATGCGGCGAACACGATGAAGGGCGAGTTCTTCTCGACCGCAAGCTCCATCCCGCGCACGATGGCCTCGCCCGCGGCCATGCCGAGCGAGCCGCCCATGAAGTCGAAATCCTGCACGGCGACGACGACGGCCGAGCCTTCGAGCTTGCCGTAGCCGACCTTGATCGCGTCGTTGAGATTGGTCCGCGCCCGCGCGTCCTTGATGCGGTCGACGTATTTCTTCTCGTCGCGGAACTTGAGCGGGTCGGGCGTCACCTCGGGCAACGCGACGTCGAACCAGGTCTCGTTGTCGAAGATCGACTTCAGACGCGCCACGGCGCCCATGCGCATGTGGTAGTTCGAGCCGGGGATGACGAACTGGTTGGCCTCGACGTCCTTGTAGAACACGAGCTGTCCGGAATCCGGGCACTTGATCCACAGATTCTCCGGCGTCTCCCGCCGCAGCATGTTGCGGATCTTCGGCCGGACCACATTGGTAAGCCAGTTCATGGTTTGCTCCGATGTGCGAACCCGCGGAGGGCCGCCTGAAAGGATATATGGCGGCCGGACCTGCGCCCGGCAAGCCGCCGTGTCGTCCGCGTTAGAGCATGATCCGGAAAAGTGTGAAGCGGTTTTCCGACAAGATCATGCTCAAACTGAAGGGCTAAAGCGGAATTATGGCCTATTCCGCCGCCTGTTGCGCGCCCTTGACGCCCTGGGCCAAGGCCGCCGTCAACTCGGCGACCGCGTTAACGGTTTTGGCGGTCGCCCGTCCCTCGGCATCGAGGCTGTTCTTGAGCGCATCGACCAGCGCGGTGCCGACCACGGCGCCATTGGCGTGGGATGCGATCGCGCGGGCGGTCTCGGGCGTGCGGATGCCGAAGCCGACGCAGACCGGCAGCTTGGTGTGCCGCTTGATGCGAGCAACAGCCTCGCTAACTGCCGTAGAGTCCGCGGCCGCAGCACCGGTGATGCCGGTGATGGAGACGTAGTAGACGAAGCCGGACGTGTTGGCGAGCACCGCAGGCAGGCGCTTGTCGTCGGTGGTCGGCGTCGCCAGGCGGATGAAGTTGAGACCCGCCTTCATCGCGGGCAGGCAGAGCTCCTCGTCTTCCTCCGGCGGCAGATCGACGATGATGAGGCCGTCGACGCCGGCGGCCTTGGCATCGACGAGGAATTTGTCGACGCCGTAAATGTAGATCGGGTTGTAATAGCCCATCAGCACGATCGGCGTCGCATTGTCGTCCTTGCGGAAGCCGCGCACCAGCTCGAGCGTCTTCTTCAGCGTCATGCCGGCCTTCAGCGCACGCAGGCCTGCGGCCTGGATCGACGGACCGTCGGCCATCGGATCGGTGAAGGGCATGCCGATCTCGATCACGTCGGCGCCTGATTTCGGCAACGCCTTGATGATCTCGAGCGAGGTCGCGGGATCGGGATCGCCGGCCATCAGGAAGGTCACGAAGGCCGAGCGGCCCTGCTTCGCAAGCTCGGCGAAACGAGTATCGATACGCGTGGTCACTTCTTGCCCCTCAGGATGTCGCCGACTTGCGGGACGTCCTTGTCGCCGCGGCCGGAGAGGTTGACGACCATCAGGTGGTCTTGCGGTCGCTTCGGCGCGAGCTCCATCACCTTGGCGATGGCATGCGCGGGTTCGAGCGCGGGGATGATGCCTTCGAGCTTCGAGAGCAGCTGGAACGCGGCAAGCGCCTCGTCGTCGGTCGCTGAGAGATAATTCACGCGGCCGACCTCGTGCAGCCAGGAATGCTCGGGTCCGATGCCGGGATAGTCGAGACCGGCCGAGATCGAATGGGCGTCCTGGATCTGGCCGTCGGCGTCCATCAAGAGATAGGTGCGGTTGCCGTGCAGCACGCCGGGACGGCCGCCCGCGATCGACGCGGCATGCAGCTGCGTCAGCCCATGGCCGGCGGCCTCGACGCCGAAGATTTCGACCGAGGGGTCGTCGAGGAACGGATGGAACAGGCCCATCGCGTTGGAGCCGCCGCCGATGCAGGCGACCAGCGAGTCCGGCAGGCGGCCCTCGACCTCCTGCATCTGCGCCTTGGTCTCGTTGCCGATGATCGACTGGAAGTCGCGCACCAAGGTCGGATAGGGATGCGGGCCCGCCACCGTGCCGATGCAATAGAAGGTGTTGTGCACGTTGGTGACCCAGTCGCGCAGCGCCTCGTTCATGGCGTCCTTCAGCGTGCGCGTGCCCGACTGCACCGGCATCACCTTGGCGCCCAGCATCTCCATGCGGATGACGTTGGGCTGCTGCCGCTCGACGTCGACGGCGCCCATATAGACCACGCATTCCAGCCCGAAGCGCGCGCACAGCGTCGCGGTGGCGACGCCGTGCTGGCCCGCGCCGGTCTCGGCGATGATGCGCTTCTTGCCCATGCGCCGCGCCAGCATGATCTGGCCGAGCACGTTGTTCACCTTGTGCGAGCCGGTGTGGTTGAGCTCCTCGCGCTTGAGGTAGATCTTGGCGCCGCCGAGATGCTCCGTCAGGCGTTCGGCGAAATAGAGCGGCGAGGGCCGGCCGACATAGTTCTTGAGATAGCCGTTCATCTCGGCCTGGAATGCCGGATCGGCCTTGGCCGCGGTGTAGGCCTTCTCGAGATCGAGGATCAGCGGCATCAACGTTTCGGCGACGAAGCGGCCGCCGAAAATGCCGAAATGGCCGCGATCGTCGGGGCCGCTGCGGTAGGAATTTGGCTTGGCGATGTTCATCGGACGCTCAACTCTTGAGTAGCGCGCGCGGCGCGAATGAAGGCCTTGATCATTTCTGGGTCTTTGACGCCGGGGGCGCTCTCGACACCAGAGGAGACGTCGACGCCGCCGGCGCGGGTGACGCGGAGCGCCTCGGCGAGGTTGTCGGCGTGAAGTCCGCCTGAAACCATATACGGCAGCGCGAGCTCAAGGTTTTGCAGCAGGTGCCAATCGAACGGCGCTCCGAGCCCGCCCGGCCGCGTCGCGTCTTTCGGAGGCCTCGCATCGAACAGGATGCGGTCGGCGACCGCAGCATAGCCCGGCAACACGGCGAGATCGGCCCCCGTCTCGACCGGCAGCGCCTTCATCACCGGGCGGCCGAACCGCTGCTTGATGTCGCGCAGCCGCGCGACGCTCTCCTTGCCGTGGAGCTGGAAAATGTCCGGCGACAGCGCGTCCATGATGTTGTCGAGCGTGGCATCATCGGCATCGACGGTCAGCGCCACCTTGAGCGCGCGCCCCTCGACCTGGCGGCCGAGCTCGCCGCCGAGCTCGAGGGACAGGTGCCGCGGCGACGGCGGGAAGAACACGAAGCCCACCATATCCGCACCCGCCGCGAGCGCCGTTTGAAGCGTCTCGCGCGTGGACAGGCCGCAGATCTTGACGAGCAGGGACATGATCTCAAGGCAAATGGAGACCGCGGGCTCGCGGCCGGAAAAAAGGGTTTTGCGTTGCGGCCGCTTCTACAACGTCGCACGCTGCTTGTCTCGCCCGATGGGCCCGTAGAGCCCCACCCCGATCGGGGCCGGAAGGCGCTGGGATTCGGGCCTCGCCGCGGCCGCTTGGGCCCGCAGATCGGCCAGTTCGCCCCTGGCGGCCCGGGCCTCCGCCTCGTGCCGGCGCGCGGAGCGCCGCCAGTGCCGCTGGCCGAACCAAACGGCACAGCCGCCCGCGAAGACCCCGATGGCCGCCACCAGGATCAGCAGCAGGAACAGCGGCAAGGTGATCGACAATGACGGATCGTCCGCAATGAAGGGATCGAACGAGACCGTGACGAAATGCCGGTTGGCGACGGCAAACGCCACCAGGATCAGGCCCAGCGGAATCACGATCAGCGCGGTCAGGAACTTTCGCATCTCGCTTCGCTCGCCTTGAATCAAGCTCGCAGCCGCGTCATGCGCGACCGCAGACAACCTGGCCGGCTCAGTCCGCCGCGCCGGGATCCGGATGGTCGCGGTTCAGCCGCTCGCGCATTTCCTTGCCAGTCTTGAAGAACGGAACGCTCTTCTGATCGACGGGCACATGGGCGCCGGTACGCGGATTACGCCCGGCGCGTGCGGGGCGATGCTTGACCGAGAAGGCACCGAAGCCGCGCAGCTCGACGCGATCGCCGCGCGCGAGGGCCGCTACGATCTCCTCGAGAATCGCATTCACAATGTTCTCGACATCCCGCTGGTACAGATGCGGGTTGTGCTCGGCGATACGCTGAACAAGTTCGGATTTGATCATCGAGAGATAGGACCCGGGAGCGTGCGGATGACCATTTCCGTGAAAATACCTTGATCTGTCAAGACGCTAAATCAAGGTTGAGCGTCGTGAAAATGCGTGACAAATGCCGAAAAAGCGGGCTGCCCCGATGCCCGTCAGACGGGAAAACCTTGGGAAGCTCGCCTAGACACCTCAGTTCGAGGTGGCCGGTTGCCACAGCGCCAGCATTCCGTCCATTCCGAACCGATCGACCGCCTGCGCGACGCCGGTTTGCCCGATTTGATGCGCAATCGAGCTCAAACCAAGCGCTTCCAGCGTGACGGCGGCCGCCGTCTTGAGGAACGTCAGATCGCCAAAACGCGGCTGGAGCTTGTAATCGCGTACCGGCAGACCCTTCTTGACGCTCTTGTGCTCGACGAGCCAGGACACCGCCGTCTTCTCGTCGCCGATCTGGTCGATCAGCTTGAGGGCGATCGCCTGGCGTCCGGTGAAGACGCGGCCGTCGGCCACTTTCTCGAGCTGCGTGTCATCCATGCCACGCCGATCCTTCACCAATCCCCTGAACCAGGCGTAGGAATCCTTCACCAGCGCATCGAGGGCGGCCCGCGCTTCGGGGCT contains:
- the trxA gene encoding thioredoxin; its protein translation is MAVGKVSDTDFEAEVLKANGPVVVDFWAEWCGPCRMIAPALDEIAGAMGDKVKIVKLNVDESPKTASKYGVMSIPTLMIFKGGEMASRQVGAAPKAKLQQWITSAV
- a CDS encoding lipopolysaccharide assembly protein LapA domain-containing protein, which gives rise to MRKFLTALIVIPLGLILVAFAVANRHFVTVSFDPFIADDPSLSITLPLFLLLILVAAIGVFAGGCAVWFGQRHWRRSARRHEAEARAARGELADLRAQAAAARPESQRLPAPIGVGLYGPIGRDKQRATL
- the trpA gene encoding tryptophan synthase subunit alpha, yielding MTTRIDTRFAELAKQGRSAFVTFLMAGDPDPATSLEIIKALPKSGADVIEIGMPFTDPMADGPSIQAAGLRALKAGMTLKKTLELVRGFRKDDNATPIVLMGYYNPIYIYGVDKFLVDAKAAGVDGLIIVDLPPEEDEELCLPAMKAGLNFIRLATPTTDDKRLPAVLANTSGFVYYVSITGITGAAAADSTAVSEAVARIKRHTKLPVCVGFGIRTPETARAIASHANGAVVGTALVDALKNSLDAEGRATAKTVNAVAELTAALAQGVKGAQQAAE
- a CDS encoding ATP-dependent DNA ligase — encoded protein: MEARSVDEIPRGKEWQYEPKWDGFRCLLSRNGGDVDLRSKSGEDLARYFPEVVSAALELKADRFTLDGELVVPHGKGFSFDALLQRIHPAASRVKKLSQETPALYLAFDLLATAREKGLAEKMLNERRPALDAFAKANLKGSPFRLSPATTSYATAKKWLAKSGGGSDGVIAKRIDLPYQAGNRDGMQKIKKFRSADCVVGGFRYATNKIAGRKVVGSLLLGLYDDAGLLHHVGFTSAIKAQEKPALTDRLEALIGEPGFTGNAPGGPSRWSTERSAKWCPLKPKLVIEICYDHFSGERFRHGTSILRWRPDKAPRQCTFEQLKQKAADPMKLLK
- a CDS encoding metallophosphoesterase, coding for MRFAAIADVHGNYLALEAVLADIRALDITAIVNLGDMLSGPLDARRTIEILMNLDAMHVLGNHDRYLLDRPPEKMGSWDRPAHAALDAAQLDWLRAQPMTRVFRDQVFLCHATPGNDEVYWLDIVHPDGAVALSPLDRIEQFASGLTQSLILCAHTHIARAVHLRDGRLIVNPGSVGSPGFRDKHPYPHVVEAGTPHARYAILELVDGVWQVTFRHVAYDHETMAALARRNGQPELANALATGWIG
- the trpB gene encoding tryptophan synthase subunit beta; translated protein: MNIAKPNSYRSGPDDRGHFGIFGGRFVAETLMPLILDLEKAYTAAKADPAFQAEMNGYLKNYVGRPSPLYFAERLTEHLGGAKIYLKREELNHTGSHKVNNVLGQIMLARRMGKKRIIAETGAGQHGVATATLCARFGLECVVYMGAVDVERQQPNVIRMEMLGAKVMPVQSGTRTLKDAMNEALRDWVTNVHNTFYCIGTVAGPHPYPTLVRDFQSIIGNETKAQMQEVEGRLPDSLVACIGGGSNAMGLFHPFLDDPSVEIFGVEAAGHGLTQLHAASIAGGRPGVLHGNRTYLLMDADGQIQDAHSISAGLDYPGIGPEHSWLHEVGRVNYLSATDDEALAAFQLLSKLEGIIPALEPAHAIAKVMELAPKRPQDHLMVVNLSGRGDKDVPQVGDILRGKK
- a CDS encoding folylpolyglutamate synthase/dihydrofolate synthase family protein; protein product: MNASPDSTKTPLGALIGRLSVLHQKRIDLGLERMHRLLERLGHPERKLAPVIHIAGTNGKGSTLAYLRATLEAASLRVHAYTSPYLVRINECFRLGRLGGGVLVGDDELRAALEEVERVNAGEAATLFELKTAAAFHLFAQNPADVVLLEVGLGGRLDSTNVIDVPAACVITPVSMDHMDFLGDTLTSIAGEKAAIIKRGVPVISAEQAPDAMAVIEAQAKRMRAPLFAASESWHVNVERGRLVYSDDRGLMDLPAPRLFGRHQFANAGLAIATLRAIPELKVSHAAFEAGIVGADWPARMQRITSGELLSWGPQGSEIWLDGGHNAEGGRVAAAALGDLEERVSRPLVVIAGMMANKDAQGFLANFAGLTRHIIAVPIPDTENAMPVDRLADAARSLGMRVEIAPGIEAALRALAKLAYEVPPRILITGSLYLAGHVLAINGTPPA
- a CDS encoding integration host factor subunit beta; protein product: MIKSELVQRIAEHNPHLYQRDVENIVNAILEEIVAALARGDRVELRGFGAFSVKHRPARAGRNPRTGAHVPVDQKSVPFFKTGKEMRERLNRDHPDPGAAD
- the accD gene encoding acetyl-CoA carboxylase, carboxyltransferase subunit beta produces the protein MNWLTNVVRPKIRNMLRRETPENLWIKCPDSGQLVFYKDVEANQFVIPGSNYHMRMGAVARLKSIFDNETWFDVALPEVTPDPLKFRDEKKYVDRIKDARARTNLNDAIKVGYGKLEGSAVVVAVQDFDFMGGSLGMAAGEAIVRGMELAVEKNSPFIVFAASGGARMQEGILSLMQMPRTTVAVQMLREAKLPYIVVLTNPTTGGVTASYAMLGDVQIAEPGALIGFAGARVIEQTIREKLPEGFQRAEYLKEHGMVDMVVHRHELRPTLARLCRLLTKAPAQDGASKPAQAATGPAQIVSAAETAPAAPHA
- a CDS encoding phosphoribosylanthranilate isomerase, translating into MSLLVKICGLSTRETLQTALAAGADMVGFVFFPPSPRHLSLELGGELGRQVEGRALKVALTVDADDATLDNIMDALSPDIFQLHGKESVARLRDIKQRFGRPVMKALPVETGADLAVLPGYAAVADRILFDARPPKDATRPGGLGAPFDWHLLQNLELALPYMVSGGLHADNLAEALRVTRAGGVDVSSGVESAPGVKDPEMIKAFIRAARATQELSVR